One genomic segment of Deinococcus depolymerans includes these proteins:
- a CDS encoding DUF2254 domain-containing protein codes for MKGYLLRLREWTGQFWFLPAVMTALALLLAWAGIELEERYEIPDGLTWVYSGGESGARSLLSAVASSAIGVAGTVFSITIAALSYAAGSMGPRLLDNFTRDRGNQAVLGTFIATFAFTLFSLRSVQGGEDNPFVPHYNVTAGMLLALACVAALVYFLSHVTRGINMTAVVNLLRDDLRRALERATSERNDEAAAPAPPEAFWAGGEVLRSPDSGYLQLLDTDALIAAAQRDGVALRVFVRPGDYVFPNTPVAVGVPRLPDRVLPALTLGPRRVAGQDLEFTVRQLAEVAARALSPGTNDPVTAVDVIDRFGDALCRLQGRTWPPGVEYRDHHLRLVYPVTTYGGLLDSMFHMIRQYGSGSPAVTLRLLDVLRIVAQEETDPQRQRELQRHAELTHEDARRDTKNAGDLRELEARYQAMLETSRSHAEGTPAPLLST; via the coding sequence ATGAAGGGTTACCTGCTGCGACTCCGGGAGTGGACGGGGCAGTTCTGGTTCCTCCCGGCGGTCATGACGGCCCTGGCGCTGCTGCTCGCCTGGGCCGGCATCGAACTGGAGGAGCGGTACGAGATTCCGGATGGCCTGACCTGGGTGTACTCGGGTGGGGAGAGCGGGGCACGCAGCCTGCTGTCCGCCGTGGCGAGCAGCGCCATCGGCGTGGCTGGGACGGTCTTCTCCATCACGATCGCGGCCCTGTCGTACGCGGCGGGCAGCATGGGACCGCGGCTGCTGGACAACTTCACGCGGGACCGCGGGAATCAGGCGGTGCTGGGAACGTTCATCGCGACGTTCGCGTTCACGCTGTTCAGTCTGCGCAGCGTGCAGGGCGGTGAGGACAACCCGTTCGTGCCGCACTACAACGTCACGGCGGGCATGCTGCTCGCGCTGGCGTGCGTGGCGGCGCTGGTGTACTTCCTGTCGCACGTGACCCGCGGCATCAACATGACGGCCGTGGTGAACCTGCTGCGTGACGACCTGCGGCGGGCCCTGGAGCGGGCCACGAGCGAGAGGAACGACGAAGCGGCGGCCCCCGCACCGCCCGAGGCATTCTGGGCGGGTGGGGAGGTGCTGCGGTCACCGGACAGCGGGTACCTGCAACTGCTCGACACGGACGCCCTGATTGCCGCCGCGCAGCGGGACGGCGTGGCGCTGCGTGTGTTTGTCCGGCCCGGCGACTACGTGTTCCCGAATACGCCGGTCGCGGTGGGCGTCCCGCGTCTACCGGACCGCGTGTTGCCGGCGTTGACGCTGGGCCCGAGGCGGGTCGCGGGGCAGGATCTGGAGTTCACGGTCCGGCAGCTGGCCGAGGTGGCCGCGCGGGCCCTGAGTCCCGGCACGAACGATCCCGTGACGGCCGTCGACGTGATCGACCGGTTCGGGGACGCGCTGTGCCGCCTTCAGGGCCGTACCTGGCCGCCCGGCGTGGAGTACCGCGATCATCACCTGAGGCTGGTCTACCCGGTGACCACATATGGGGGCCTGCTGGACAGCATGTTCCACATGATCCGCCAGTACGGCAGCGGCAGTCCGGCCGTGACGCTGCGGCTGCTGGACGTGCTGCGCATCGTGGCGCAGGAGGAGACGGATCCGCAGCGGCAGCGTGAATTGCAGCGTCACGCGGAGTTGACCCACGAAGATGCGCGGCGAGACACGAAAAACGCCGGTGATCTGCGTGAACTGGAGGCGCGCTACCAGGCCATGCTGGAGACCAGCCGGAGCCATGCGGAGGGCACGCCCGCGCCACTGCTGAGCACCTGA
- a CDS encoding ArsB/NhaD family transporter, with the protein MHESTLFNLPAAWQAPLATGLFIATYALILAEKYVHRTVAALLGACAVMLLGLLAPNQAWGAIDFNTLFLLFGMMNIVNVLSRSGFFDLVSRRALLLTRGEPVRVLWIFSGLTALFSAFLDNVTTVLFMAPLVVTVVTRLGLRPVPFLIAIILASNTGGTATLVGDPPNIIIGSVAGKGFGDFLVNVAPFAVVACVAGIALMQVLMTRRGDLKGFAAADRLQAALQDAPTPVVNRRLMTQALAVFAVTLLLFMVGHPLGLEAGLIALTTSTFLLLIADLDPVALFEQVEWATLLFFMGLFVVVGALEHTGVFEQVASALTTAMGGDVGTGILLIGLGSALISGFVDNIPFTISMASVLRELEGTLGARIDPLWWALSLGACLGGNLTLIGASANIVVADIAAREGHPISFGGFMRYATPITVITVLLAIGLFYGANRLGVM; encoded by the coding sequence ATGCACGAGAGCACCCTCTTCAACCTGCCCGCCGCGTGGCAGGCGCCGCTGGCCACCGGCCTGTTCATCGCGACGTACGCCCTGATCCTCGCGGAGAAATACGTTCACCGGACCGTGGCGGCCCTGCTGGGCGCCTGCGCGGTCATGCTGCTGGGCCTGCTCGCCCCGAATCAGGCGTGGGGCGCCATCGACTTCAACACCCTCTTCCTGCTGTTCGGCATGATGAACATCGTCAACGTGCTCAGCCGCAGCGGCTTCTTCGACCTCGTCTCGCGCCGGGCGCTGCTGCTCACGCGCGGCGAGCCGGTCCGCGTCCTGTGGATCTTCAGTGGCCTGACCGCCCTGTTCAGCGCGTTCCTGGACAACGTGACCACCGTGCTGTTCATGGCGCCCCTGGTGGTGACCGTCGTCACGCGCCTGGGCCTCAGACCCGTCCCGTTCCTGATCGCCATCATTCTGGCCAGCAATACCGGCGGCACCGCCACGCTGGTCGGTGATCCACCCAACATCATCATTGGCTCGGTGGCCGGCAAGGGCTTCGGGGACTTCCTGGTGAACGTCGCGCCGTTCGCGGTGGTCGCGTGCGTCGCCGGGATCGCCCTGATGCAGGTGCTGATGACCCGGCGTGGTGACCTGAAGGGCTTCGCGGCGGCCGACCGCTTACAGGCCGCTCTTCAGGACGCGCCGACCCCGGTCGTGAACCGCCGGCTGATGACGCAGGCCCTGGCCGTCTTCGCGGTGACCCTGCTGCTGTTCATGGTGGGCCACCCGCTGGGCCTGGAGGCCGGCCTGATCGCCCTGACGACCAGCACGTTCCTGCTGCTGATCGCGGATCTGGACCCGGTGGCCCTGTTCGAACAGGTGGAATGGGCCACCCTGCTGTTCTTCATGGGGCTGTTCGTGGTGGTCGGGGCCCTGGAACACACCGGCGTCTTCGAGCAGGTGGCGTCGGCCCTGACGACCGCGATGGGTGGGGACGTCGGCACCGGCATCCTGCTGATCGGGCTGGGCAGCGCGCTGATCAGCGGGTTCGTGGACAACATCCCGTTCACGATCAGCATGGCCAGCGTCCTGCGCGAGCTGGAAGGCACGCTGGGCGCCCGGATCGATCCGCTGTGGTGGGCCCTGAGTCTCGGGGCGTGTCTGGGCGGGAATCTCACCCTGATCGGCGCGTCGGCGAACATCGTCGTGGCGGACATCGCGGCGCGTGAGGGTCACCCGATCAGCTTCGGGGGCTTCATGCGGTACGCGACGCCGATCACGGTGATCACGGTGCTGCTGGCGATCGGGTTGTTCTACGGCGCGAACCGGCTGGGGGTCATGTGA
- a CDS encoding IS5 family transposase, whose amino-acid sequence MSHDRLERLRQPNRTRFKRHTGIYPETFAEMELVLDQRERSKKKSGRPPALDASEQLLLTLEFWREYRTFAHLGHDWNIHETTVQRTVERVETALIGSGEFRLPGRKSLKREENVFQIIAVDAAETPCERPTSQQRRWYSGKKKRHTLKTQVVINVSTRMILCVATAFGSMHDLTLFRQSGVQIHPETALIGDAGYQGIRQHHGHSVTPHKVTKKAPLTPEQRQQNRELASTRLRVEHVIRCLKIFRVLKDMYRHRRRRFSLRVNLIAAVCNRTVASVA is encoded by the coding sequence GTGAGCCACGACCGTCTGGAACGCCTCCGACAGCCCAACCGCACACGCTTCAAACGGCACACCGGGATCTACCCCGAAACCTTCGCCGAGATGGAACTCGTCCTGGACCAGCGAGAACGCTCCAAGAAAAAGTCCGGTCGACCCCCCGCCCTCGACGCGAGTGAACAGCTCCTCCTTACCCTCGAATTCTGGCGGGAATACCGCACCTTCGCTCACCTCGGCCACGACTGGAACATTCACGAAACCACCGTGCAGCGCACGGTGGAACGCGTCGAAACCGCCCTGATCGGGAGCGGAGAGTTCCGACTTCCTGGCCGCAAGAGCCTGAAACGGGAAGAGAACGTCTTCCAGATCATCGCCGTGGATGCCGCTGAAACCCCCTGTGAGCGGCCGACCAGCCAACAACGCCGCTGGTACAGCGGCAAGAAGAAACGACACACCCTGAAAACGCAGGTGGTGATCAACGTGTCCACCCGCATGATCCTGTGCGTCGCCACCGCCTTCGGGTCCATGCATGACCTCACCCTGTTCCGGCAGTCGGGCGTCCAGATCCATCCAGAGACGGCGCTGATCGGCGATGCCGGCTACCAGGGCATTCGGCAGCATCACGGTCACTCGGTCACACCACACAAAGTGACGAAGAAAGCGCCGCTGACCCCTGAACAGCGTCAACAGAACCGGGAACTGGCGTCGACCCGCCTGCGGGTCGAGCATGTCATTCGGTGTCTGAAGATTTTCCGCGTGCTGAAGGACATGTACCGTCACCGGAGGCGACGCTTCTCCTTACGCGTCAATCTCATTGCGGCGGTGTGCAACCGCACCGTTGCCAGCGTGGCGTGA
- a CDS encoding DM13 domain-containing protein has translation MTRPQIRTAQTPTAQTTAVQTLLRPAAWPTPVHRAALLSLALLGITLSASPVLGQTAAQPGHTMTGGAMSGTPTKGSAMQAGAMKTTLTGSFRALHAPTTGTVTLARNAQGRWTLTIHNLKTEPAPDLKVWLLAAKTVKDTPELRKEKYTDLGEIATTGTRTFLLPATFTPEQAGSVVLWCDQFSVAFAAATLK, from the coding sequence ATGACCCGTCCCCAGATCCGTACCGCTCAGACCCCCACCGCCCAGACCACCGCTGTTCAGACCCTTCTCCGGCCCGCTGCGTGGCCCACTCCGGTTCACCGGGCCGCGCTGCTGTCTCTGGCGCTGCTGGGCATTACGCTGAGCGCCTCTCCGGTGCTGGGGCAGACTGCCGCGCAGCCCGGCCACACCATGACCGGCGGCGCCATGTCCGGCACCCCCACGAAGGGAAGCGCCATGCAGGCGGGCGCCATGAAAACCACCCTCACCGGCAGTTTCCGCGCTCTGCACGCCCCTACCACCGGCACGGTCACCCTCGCCCGCAACGCGCAGGGCCGCTGGACCCTGACCATCCACAACCTGAAGACCGAACCCGCCCCGGACCTGAAAGTGTGGCTGCTAGCCGCGAAGACCGTCAAGGACACCCCGGAACTCCGCAAGGAGAAGTACACCGACCTCGGCGAGATCGCCACCACCGGCACCCGCACGTTCCTGCTGCCCGCCACCTTCACGCCCGAACAGGCCGGAAGCGTGGTCCTGTGGTGCGATCAGTTCAGCGTGGCGTTCGCCGCCGCGACCCTCAAGTAG
- a CDS encoding DedA family protein: MFDLLHLIQSVSYAGIFGMVFAESGLLAGFFLPGDSLLITAGLLAKQGTLNLPGLMLVVAAGVILGDGVGYAIGRKFGPAVFNREGSRLLRPKYAQRTQAFFDRHGSRALILARFVPVVRTAAPTMAGVGGMSYPKFLTYNQEFPRPLETCPTRRHEGAEKEKYRSTRHFSSLRHRGDFWP; the protein is encoded by the coding sequence ATGTTTGATCTCCTGCACCTGATCCAGAGTGTCTCCTATGCCGGCATCTTCGGCATGGTCTTCGCCGAGTCCGGCCTCCTGGCCGGCTTCTTCCTGCCCGGGGACAGCCTGCTGATCACGGCGGGCCTGCTCGCCAAACAGGGCACGCTCAACTTGCCGGGCCTGATGCTCGTGGTAGCGGCCGGGGTGATCCTCGGGGACGGCGTCGGATACGCCATCGGCCGGAAGTTCGGGCCGGCGGTGTTCAACCGCGAAGGGAGCCGACTGCTGCGGCCCAAGTATGCCCAGCGCACCCAGGCGTTCTTTGACCGGCACGGCAGCCGCGCGCTGATCCTGGCGCGTTTCGTGCCAGTGGTGCGCACCGCGGCCCCGACCATGGCCGGGGTGGGCGGCATGTCATACCCGAAGTTCCTGACGTACAACCAAGAGTTTCCACGTCCCCTGGAGACGTGTCCCACACGACGTCATGAGGGTGCAGAGAAAGAGAAATATCGGTCAACACGTCATTTTTCTTCGTTGCGTCATAGAGGGGATTTTTGGCCGTGA
- a CDS encoding YceI family protein: protein MPRRPRRSLHPETPAPTRSIPPPHRYRVPLPVTLPVILAAALVVTAAAQAATVRVRDGSVGFAYRVTLIPVNGTVNAVQSSDTTLDFAALRRTRTTVTVNLAALKTGIALRDEHAREALDARNFPNASFTLENFSGPERLPDGQAVQGDVTGTFTLRGVPRPLKAPVTLTRRGNSLNVQATFTVNPQAHGVNVKGGDTSTRVTVNLTLAP from the coding sequence ATGCCGCGACGCCCACGCCGTTCTCTGCACCCTGAAACGCCCGCTCCGACCCGCTCCATCCCGCCGCCACACCGCTACCGGGTTCCGCTGCCCGTCACCCTGCCTGTCATCCTGGCCGCCGCGCTGGTCGTCACGGCCGCCGCGCAGGCTGCGACGGTCCGCGTCCGGGACGGCTCTGTGGGCTTCGCTTACCGCGTCACCCTGATTCCCGTGAACGGCACCGTGAACGCCGTGCAGAGCAGCGATACCACCCTCGACTTTGCGGCCCTGCGCCGCACGCGGACCACCGTGACCGTGAACCTCGCAGCCCTGAAGACCGGGATCGCCCTGCGTGACGAGCACGCCCGCGAGGCGCTGGACGCCCGGAACTTCCCGAACGCGTCGTTCACCCTGGAGAACTTCAGCGGCCCGGAACGCCTCCCGGACGGACAGGCCGTTCAGGGCGACGTGACCGGCACGTTCACGCTGCGCGGCGTGCCCCGTCCTCTCAAGGCGCCCGTCACGCTCACCCGGCGCGGGAACAGCCTGAACGTGCAGGCGACCTTCACCGTGAACCCGCAGGCGCACGGCGTGAACGTCAAGGGAGGTGACACCAGCACCCGCGTGACCGTGAACCTCACCCTGGCCCCCTGA
- a CDS encoding transposase, whose protein sequence is MGKQRKTWSTDVKEAIVLSVLRGELGVAEAARQHGANESLIHSWKTQFLEAGRARLSGDRPDQGMTTLERENDRLKRIVAEKELELDIARKVRRL, encoded by the coding sequence ATGGGAAAACAGCGAAAAACCTGGAGCACCGACGTCAAAGAAGCCATCGTCCTCAGCGTGCTGCGGGGCGAACTCGGAGTCGCGGAGGCAGCCCGTCAGCACGGGGCCAACGAGAGTCTGATTCACAGCTGGAAAACCCAGTTTCTGGAGGCAGGCCGTGCCCGTCTTTCTGGCGACCGACCAGACCAGGGTATGACCACTCTGGAACGGGAGAATGATCGGCTCAAACGTATCGTGGCCGAAAAGGAACTGGAGCTGGATATCGCGCGAAAAGTGCGACGGCTCTGA
- a CDS encoding integrase core domain-containing protein, with product MPYWRLRDHQHGALTRHAKRQHRDALYEKVRQVALQHPTSGYRLLYQELKAQGEEIGLHKIRVALGELHLHPPLPRKTRKPSPKVSAPQDWPEGRRVQIDATRLSLPDGVCWIYFVLDVTSRVVLASRVVRSLSMHLAKLTLDEAVAVLRTHGHHESILVQSDGGSDFTSDLFQQGCLKYGSWVRCKVSQPGGTGILERLNRTYKYQFAFRQDWQSMADVRAAMPDFHRWYNHERRHSALGYATPWSTLTSSANARNAA from the coding sequence GTGCCGTACTGGCGACTGCGGGACCATCAGCATGGCGCGCTAACGCGCCATGCGAAGCGGCAGCACCGTGACGCACTGTACGAAAAGGTGCGCCAGGTGGCCCTGCAGCATCCAACTTCTGGATACCGACTGCTGTATCAGGAACTCAAAGCTCAGGGCGAAGAGATTGGATTGCACAAGATCCGCGTAGCACTCGGTGAATTGCACCTCCACCCACCGCTGCCCCGGAAGACCCGGAAACCTTCACCGAAGGTTTCCGCACCACAGGATTGGCCTGAAGGTCGACGGGTGCAGATTGATGCGACCCGGCTGTCGCTGCCTGACGGGGTCTGTTGGATCTACTTCGTGCTGGACGTCACCTCGCGGGTGGTGCTAGCCAGTCGGGTGGTGCGGAGCCTGTCGATGCACCTCGCCAAATTGACGCTCGACGAGGCGGTCGCCGTGCTGCGCACTCATGGACACCACGAGAGCATCCTGGTTCAGAGCGATGGGGGCAGCGATTTCACCAGCGACCTCTTCCAGCAGGGCTGTTTGAAGTACGGCAGCTGGGTGCGCTGCAAGGTGTCTCAGCCGGGAGGGACTGGGATCCTCGAACGCCTCAACCGGACCTACAAATACCAGTTCGCCTTCCGCCAGGACTGGCAATCCATGGCCGATGTTCGGGCCGCCATGCCGGACTTTCACCGCTGGTACAACCACGAGCGCCGTCATTCGGCGCTCGGCTATGCCACGCCTTGGTCTACACTCACTTCATCGGCGAACGCTCGCAACGCCGCTTGA
- a CDS encoding mechanosensitive ion channel family protein — MNWQLEPILTRFQALVQGLLNSLPNMALGVLLFLLFWFVSGVSRRTVQALAERAGQSAGIALVFGRLTGWVILTLGLLVGLTVIFPTLTAASLFGALGVSGVAIGFAFKDIFQNLLAGLLILITRPFRIGDQIVSGEHEGTVEDIQVRATLLRTYDNRRVVIPNSELYTNRVIVNTAYDRRRLAVTVGIGYGDDIAHAKRVILETLSGVEDIRPDPAPTVLVRELADFSVNLEVRYWIDPPVRREVVESQDRVLEALKPALIEAGIDLPLPTQQVLFHDQTEETDGDRARQREGWPARESNPRPRAALRQAPEMP, encoded by the coding sequence ATGAACTGGCAACTCGAACCGATCCTGACCCGTTTTCAGGCACTTGTGCAGGGTCTGCTGAACAGCCTTCCCAACATGGCACTGGGTGTGCTGTTGTTCCTGTTGTTCTGGTTCGTCTCGGGCGTGTCGCGCCGCACCGTGCAGGCCCTCGCAGAACGTGCTGGTCAGTCCGCTGGCATTGCGCTGGTGTTCGGGCGGTTGACTGGGTGGGTCATCCTGACCCTGGGACTCCTGGTAGGCCTGACGGTCATCTTCCCGACCCTGACCGCCGCGTCACTCTTCGGGGCGCTGGGCGTGAGTGGCGTCGCCATCGGCTTCGCCTTCAAGGACATCTTCCAGAACCTCCTCGCGGGGCTGCTCATCCTGATCACGCGGCCCTTCCGGATCGGGGATCAGATCGTCAGTGGGGAGCACGAGGGCACCGTCGAGGACATTCAGGTGCGCGCGACCCTGCTGCGCACATACGACAACCGCCGGGTGGTCATCCCGAACAGTGAGCTGTACACGAACCGGGTGATCGTGAACACCGCGTACGACCGGCGGCGGCTGGCCGTCACGGTCGGCATCGGCTACGGAGACGACATCGCGCACGCCAAGCGAGTCATTCTGGAGACCCTCAGCGGTGTTGAGGACATCCGCCCGGACCCCGCGCCCACGGTGCTGGTGCGGGAGCTGGCTGATTTCAGCGTGAATCTGGAAGTCCGCTACTGGATTGACCCGCCCGTCCGGCGTGAGGTGGTGGAGTCTCAGGACCGGGTCCTGGAGGCCCTGAAGCCCGCCCTGATTGAAGCCGGGATCGACCTTCCCCTCCCGACGCAGCAGGTGCTGTTCCACGATCAGACGGAGGAGACGGACGGCGACCGTGCCCGGCAACGGGAAGGCTGGCCCGCGCGGGAATCCAACCCCAGGCCCCGCGCCGCGCTGCGCCAGGCGCCGGAGATGCCATGA
- a CDS encoding transposase, whose amino-acid sequence MWSERSLSWTRRPAVQVKFSASSCRNCSMQSRCTRAKSGVRTLGFPDRVTFEALQKARERAGQAEFHLAYRDRAGIEATVSQGVRRFGVRVARYRGKAKVAFQELSAATAMNMVRATQWLAGERPESTYRTQFARLQPAH is encoded by the coding sequence ATGTGGTCGGAACGATCACTCTCATGGACGAGACGACCAGCGGTACAAGTCAAATTTTCTGCATCAAGCTGTCGAAATTGCTCGATGCAGTCGCGCTGCACACGTGCGAAATCCGGAGTGAGGACTCTTGGCTTTCCTGATCGCGTGACATTCGAAGCGCTGCAGAAAGCCAGGGAACGAGCAGGACAAGCGGAGTTCCACCTAGCCTACAGGGATCGCGCAGGGATTGAGGCGACCGTGTCACAGGGTGTGCGCCGCTTTGGTGTTCGAGTGGCACGATATCGAGGAAAAGCGAAGGTGGCATTCCAGGAACTCTCGGCCGCGACAGCAATGAACATGGTACGTGCAACCCAATGGCTCGCCGGAGAGCGCCCGGAGAGCACGTATCGCACCCAATTTGCTCGACTACAACCAGCACATTGA
- a CDS encoding transposase: MSLHAAPLAEIPTRTAELVRIILPKGNTITQLRDCFGAVYSDDQFRSLYPTRGQPAYAPWRLALVTIFQFLEHLSDRQAAEHVRTRLDWKYALALELEDLGFHYSVLSEFRARLVAADQGEMLFNTFLQACRDHHLLKPGRQRTDSTHVLARMRVLNRLELIGETLRVALDDLATVIPETLCQVIPAAWWARYSRRVEEGNLPHSEPSRSELAQTIGEDGFFLMTSLLNDTALNPLLDRPALAMLRQVWLQQFQRELSGLGVTQIKLRAQEDTPPAESRRCTPHEAEARASIKRHTRWQGYKVHFTECCDEAGPRLITHVKTTPATQPDVQVNDTIQTELIARALRPETHLVDAGYLSGDGLVESQARGIDLVGPLRESSSWQSRTADAFDLSAFVI; this comes from the coding sequence ATGAGTCTGCATGCAGCCCCTCTGGCCGAGATCCCGACGCGGACAGCCGAGCTCGTCCGCATCATCCTCCCCAAAGGCAACACCATTACACAACTGCGAGACTGCTTTGGCGCCGTTTACTCCGACGATCAGTTTCGGTCCCTCTACCCGACTCGGGGTCAACCAGCCTACGCGCCCTGGCGGTTAGCCCTGGTCACGATTTTCCAGTTTCTCGAACACCTCAGTGATCGGCAGGCCGCGGAGCACGTCCGTACCCGACTGGATTGGAAGTACGCCCTGGCCCTCGAGCTCGAAGATCTCGGGTTTCACTACAGCGTCCTGAGTGAGTTTCGCGCTCGTCTGGTCGCAGCTGACCAGGGCGAGATGCTCTTCAACACGTTCCTGCAGGCATGTCGGGATCACCACCTCCTCAAACCCGGTCGGCAGCGCACAGACAGTACCCACGTTCTGGCCCGGATGCGGGTGCTGAACCGTCTGGAACTGATCGGCGAGACGCTGCGCGTCGCGCTGGATGACCTTGCGACCGTCATTCCCGAGACGCTGTGTCAAGTCATTCCTGCCGCATGGTGGGCACGGTACAGCAGAAGAGTTGAGGAAGGGAACCTTCCTCACTCTGAACCCAGCCGTTCTGAACTCGCGCAAACGATCGGCGAGGACGGCTTTTTTCTCATGACCTCGCTGCTGAATGACACTGCGCTCAACCCCTTGCTGGATCGTCCAGCGTTGGCCATGTTGCGACAGGTCTGGTTGCAGCAATTTCAACGAGAACTTTCAGGCCTGGGTGTTACGCAGATCAAACTGCGTGCCCAGGAAGACACACCGCCGGCCGAATCCAGGCGGTGTACACCACATGAAGCCGAAGCGAGGGCCAGCATCAAACGCCACACTCGCTGGCAGGGATACAAAGTCCATTTCACCGAGTGCTGCGACGAAGCCGGACCCCGCTTGATCACCCACGTGAAGACGACACCAGCAACGCAGCCGGACGTGCAGGTCAACGACACCATTCAGACGGAGCTGATCGCAAGGGCCTTGCGGCCAGAAACGCATCTCGTCGATGCTGGATATCTTTCAGGGGATGGACTCGTCGAGAGCCAAGCGCGAGGAATCGATCTGGTCGGACCCCTGCGCGAATCCAGCAGTTGGCAAAGTCGGACAGCAGACGCTTTTGACCTCTCCGCCTTCGTGATTTAG
- a CDS encoding sodium:proton antiporter has translation MNLLDLSAVLVAMTATLAFLNARFLKLPASIGVTVGGLLVSLLLLLLARAGVPAALATVDAVRSVQFDEFVFQGVLSFLLFAGALGVNSHALWALRGPVLAFALLSTALSIALVGLGTFALLGALGLSVPLVLCLLFGALISPTDPVAVLGMLKQAQVPKRIETLVAGESLFNDGVGVVAFAVLAALATTGQGEHAAAGWSGVTLFFLQEAAGGLLLGGLLGLLGYLALRAVNDFVTEVLITLGLVLVATAAAAHLHVSAPLAAVAAGLLVGSLTERRPAALSSREKFESVWHLLDEVLNIALFALLALEIVAVTFSGQALLAGLLAIPLVLLARVLSVQGPYLLLRRRTAFPPVTRRLMVWGGLRGAISVALAFTVPAGPARDLFLVMTYVVVVFSIVVQGLTVGQLARQAAREHQEAAPPPSQ, from the coding sequence GTGAATCTGCTGGACCTGAGTGCGGTGCTGGTGGCCATGACGGCCACCCTGGCGTTCCTGAACGCCCGGTTCCTGAAACTGCCCGCCAGTATCGGCGTGACGGTGGGGGGCCTGCTGGTGAGTCTGCTGCTGCTCCTGCTGGCCCGCGCGGGCGTCCCGGCGGCCCTGGCCACCGTGGACGCCGTGCGCAGCGTGCAGTTCGACGAGTTCGTCTTCCAGGGCGTGCTGTCGTTCCTGCTGTTCGCGGGTGCCCTCGGCGTGAACTCGCACGCCCTGTGGGCGCTTCGGGGGCCGGTGCTGGCGTTCGCGCTGCTCAGTACGGCGCTGTCCATCGCACTGGTCGGGCTGGGAACGTTCGCGCTGCTGGGCGCGCTGGGGCTCTCCGTGCCGCTGGTGCTGTGCCTGCTGTTCGGCGCGCTGATCAGCCCCACCGACCCGGTCGCGGTGCTGGGCATGCTCAAGCAGGCGCAGGTGCCCAAGCGCATCGAGACGCTCGTGGCCGGCGAGAGTCTCTTCAATGACGGCGTGGGCGTCGTGGCGTTCGCGGTGCTGGCCGCCCTGGCCACCACCGGGCAGGGGGAACACGCCGCCGCCGGCTGGTCCGGGGTCACGCTGTTCTTCCTGCAGGAAGCTGCCGGCGGCCTCCTGCTGGGCGGCCTGCTGGGGCTCCTGGGGTATCTGGCGCTGCGCGCCGTGAATGACTTCGTGACGGAGGTGCTGATCACCCTGGGGCTGGTACTGGTCGCGACTGCGGCCGCCGCGCACCTGCATGTGTCTGCCCCACTGGCGGCCGTCGCGGCGGGCCTGCTGGTCGGCTCCCTGACCGAGCGGCGCCCGGCGGCCCTGTCCAGCCGGGAGAAGTTCGAGAGCGTCTGGCATCTGCTCGACGAGGTGCTGAACATCGCGCTCTTCGCGCTGCTGGCGCTGGAGATCGTGGCCGTGACGTTCAGTGGGCAGGCGCTCCTGGCGGGCCTGCTGGCCATCCCGCTGGTGCTGCTGGCCCGGGTGCTGAGCGTGCAGGGACCGTACCTGCTGCTGCGACGCCGCACGGCGTTTCCACCGGTGACGCGCCGACTGATGGTGTGGGGCGGCCTGCGCGGCGCGATCAGTGTGGCGCTCGCCTTCACCGTCCCGGCCGGCCCGGCGCGGGATCTGTTTCTGGTCATGACCTACGTGGTCGTGGTGTTCAGCATCGTCGTGCAGGGCCTGACCGTCGGGCAGCTGGCCCGTCAGGCCGCACGTGAACATCAGGAAGCTGCGCCGCCCCCGTCCCAGTGA